One Rhodospirillaceae bacterium genomic region harbors:
- the coxB gene encoding cytochrome c oxidase subunit II, protein MKLKRFLSVLNGAAVALLFATPAFAAAGDTPDTRADWDALWHEVLVDITVIGVIFIVAAIYMLIRFKATSPEQVGTATKLSRANAIGWALIPAAIFMADDFYLAAKGWTVWDHQRTVPENAMEVKVTGYQWYWEFEYEDGTTTDELKVPVGTPVVLRMTSDDVIHSFGVPYYRLTEDVMPGRITYIWFNPIEEVKSLVTCREFCGNSHSEMFTDVEAIAPAEFEKWLAEQG, encoded by the coding sequence TTGAAACTTAAGCGATTTTTATCAGTGCTTAACGGTGCGGCTGTGGCCTTGCTGTTTGCAACACCGGCATTTGCCGCAGCCGGGGACACCCCTGACACGCGGGCCGATTGGGACGCACTTTGGCATGAGGTCCTGGTAGATATTACCGTGATTGGCGTCATTTTCATTGTCGCCGCTATCTACATGCTGATTCGCTTCAAGGCGACCAGCCCCGAACAGGTCGGTACCGCGACGAAATTATCAAGGGCCAATGCTATCGGTTGGGCCTTGATCCCGGCAGCCATCTTCATGGCTGATGACTTCTACCTTGCTGCTAAAGGCTGGACAGTCTGGGATCATCAACGCACCGTTCCCGAGAACGCCATGGAAGTCAAAGTCACCGGCTATCAGTGGTACTGGGAGTTTGAGTATGAAGACGGCACAACCACCGACGAGCTGAAAGTTCCCGTCGGCACCCCGGTTGTCCTGCGGATGACTTCGGACGACGTCATTCATTCCTTCGGTGTCCCATACTATCGCCTGACCGAAGATGTCATGCCGGGGCGGATTACCTACATCTGGTTTAATCCCATCGAAGAAGTTAAATCCCTCGTCACGTGCCGTGAATTCTGCGGTAATTCGCACTCGGAAATGTTTACCGACGTCGAAGCAATTGCCCCCGCTGAATTTGAAAAATGGTTAGCCGAACAAGGCTGA
- a CDS encoding STAS domain-containing protein, translating into MEHEVTEQDGALIVGFSGDVDLQSSPDARKILLECVARNMPVLVDLSKVNYIDSSGIASLVESLQTARKGGGNLLLVSVSEAALRVLELARLDKVFTICGTIDEGLASL; encoded by the coding sequence ATGGAACATGAAGTAACCGAACAAGATGGCGCCCTTATTGTCGGTTTTTCAGGCGATGTGGATTTGCAATCCTCCCCTGATGCCCGAAAAATCCTTCTTGAATGCGTGGCCCGAAATATGCCGGTTCTGGTTGATTTGTCAAAGGTCAACTACATCGACAGTTCGGGTATTGCTTCGTTGGTTGAATCCCTGCAAACGGCACGCAAGGGCGGTGGAAATTTGTTGCTGGTGTCGGTCAGCGAAGCGGCGCTCAGGGTGCTGGAACTGGCCCGACTGGACAAGGTCTTTACAATCTGCGGCACCATCGATGAAGGGCTGGCCAGTCTTTAA
- a CDS encoding MCE family protein, whose protein sequence is MRNNKLNYVIVGSFVLAMIFGLIFSIAMLTGRTGATDKYFAVYRNVTGVKFGTQVLYEGFPIGQVEEVTPVAEGSKMSFRVDFTVVEGWRIPEDSVAKIAAPGLLSAITLSLNAGKSEKMLEPSSQVSGLEAANVFAVVSSVADQISMLAEKDIRPLLNNISPLLESITKTSDSFGEILAGDGSILVSDLVDLTGELGDRIPRIAGDIEQITTRINDSTKELSTLLTEKNRKQIESLIENMDTAAANFTDLSGNLDGLIKDLNSVVTDNKSNIDASVVDVRYVTGALARHIDALNQNMEATSRNMYEFSRQIRLNPGLLLGGTPPRDEAKPK, encoded by the coding sequence ATGAGAAATAACAAACTGAACTATGTGATCGTCGGCAGCTTCGTATTGGCGATGATTTTCGGCCTGATTTTTTCGATCGCCATGTTGACCGGGCGAACCGGGGCGACCGATAAATATTTTGCCGTCTACCGAAACGTCACCGGCGTCAAGTTCGGCACCCAGGTATTGTATGAAGGTTTTCCCATTGGCCAGGTCGAGGAAGTAACCCCGGTCGCCGAAGGCTCGAAAATGAGCTTCCGCGTCGACTTTACAGTCGTTGAAGGCTGGCGCATTCCCGAAGACAGCGTCGCCAAAATCGCTGCCCCCGGATTGCTTTCGGCGATCACTTTGAGCCTGAACGCCGGCAAAAGCGAGAAGATGCTGGAGCCGTCCTCACAGGTAAGCGGTCTGGAAGCGGCCAATGTTTTCGCCGTGGTTTCATCCGTCGCCGACCAAATAAGTATGTTGGCTGAAAAAGATATTCGGCCGTTGCTTAACAACATCAGCCCGCTGCTTGAATCGATTACCAAAACCTCAGATAGTTTCGGTGAAATTCTGGCTGGCGATGGCAGCATTCTCGTATCGGACCTGGTTGATTTGACCGGCGAGTTGGGTGATCGCATCCCCAGAATTGCTGGCGACATTGAACAGATTACCACCCGTATTAATGACAGCACCAAGGAGTTGAGCACCCTGCTAACCGAGAAAAATCGCAAGCAGATCGAAAGTCTGATCGAAAATATGGATACGGCGGCCGCTAACTTCACCGATTTGTCAGGCAATCTTGACGGCCTGATCAAGGATCTCAACAGCGTCGTTACTGACAACAAGTCCAATATCGACGCGTCTGTCGTTGATGTCCGTTACGTTACCGGCGCATTGGCCCGCCATATCGATGCGCTCAATCAGAATATGGAAGCGACGTCGCGCAACATGTACGAATTCAGTCGGCAGATTAGGCTTAATCCGGGATTGCTGCTTGGTGGCACACCGCCGCGTGATGAAGCGAAACCCAAATAA
- a CDS encoding ATP-binding cassette domain-containing protein produces MSTEPNTVIEVEDLVTHYGTRKILDGVSMNVAEGEIMVIMGGSGSGKSTLLRFMMALEKQTSGTISLLGQDIGSANQQEMFDLRKKIGVAFQGGALFSSMTVGENIMLPLYEHANLDMLTMEIMARMKLEVVDLAGFEDLMPAELSGGMIKRAAFARAVIMDPKLLFCDEPSAGLDPVVASALDDLILKLRDALQMTVVVVTHELESVFKIADRVTVLDRGHILFIGTVDELRNNKSERIQNLLNRRPEDDNIDPDEYLRRLTGEEEKGGDATL; encoded by the coding sequence ATGAGCACTGAACCCAACACCGTTATCGAAGTTGAAGACCTGGTCACCCATTACGGAACCCGCAAAATTCTTGACGGTGTCTCCATGAACGTCGCCGAAGGCGAGATTATGGTCATCATGGGCGGCAGTGGTTCGGGAAAGAGCACCTTGCTCAGGTTCATGATGGCCCTTGAAAAGCAAACCTCTGGCACGATCAGCTTGCTCGGTCAGGATATCGGTTCGGCCAACCAGCAGGAAATGTTTGATCTGCGCAAGAAAATCGGCGTCGCCTTTCAGGGCGGCGCATTGTTCAGTTCGATGACGGTTGGCGAGAACATCATGCTGCCGCTTTACGAGCACGCCAATCTTGACATGCTAACCATGGAAATTATGGCCCGTATGAAACTGGAAGTCGTTGACCTGGCGGGTTTTGAAGACCTCATGCCGGCCGAACTGTCTGGCGGCATGATCAAACGGGCCGCCTTTGCCAGGGCCGTCATCATGGATCCTAAGCTGTTGTTCTGTGACGAGCCTTCGGCAGGGCTGGACCCGGTTGTTGCGTCTGCCCTGGATGATTTGATCCTGAAGCTCCGCGACGCTTTGCAAATGACCGTCGTCGTCGTCACCCATGAACTGGAAAGCGTTTTTAAAATCGCCGACAGGGTGACGGTGCTTGATCGCGGTCACATTCTTTTTATTGGTACGGTCGACGAACTGCGCAACAATAAGAGCGAGCGCATTCAAAACCTTCTCAACCGCCGTCCCGAAGACGATAACATTGATCCGGACGAATATCTGCGTCGTCTCACCGGTGAAGAAGAAAAAGGGGGAGACGCGACCTTATGA
- a CDS encoding cytochrome C oxidase subunit I: MSTATTTHDQEAFSLKEWIFTTDHKRIGVMYLIGSMAAFAVAGMMAMMMRLEQSQLGAQFIETGTDYNEWLYFHGAAMILAFLIPGLTGFAANYFLPLMIGAADVAFPRINAFSIWLFYFAIVLALLSVVVPDTPDIMWTGYPPYSITTEGNTSFYVFTVHLLGFSSILGAVNFLVTVIYMRAPGMGWNQLNIFVWTTLAAFVLQLVFIPVLAAAVTLLLFDKYLGTHFFDPAAGGDVLLYQNLFWFYSHPAVYVIFLPAVGILFEIIATMAKNQIFNYKVCVYGGIGGVVAIGGEVWIHHLYVTGMPDWIRIGMMISTLLISVPVGLIVMSLWGTLWRAAISYNVAMMYAVAMLYLIMVGGLTGIPLAMTSLTVHLSETSFIHAHFHFIMGLFSTYAVFAAVYYWFPKMTGRMADTGMAKIGFWLNFIGINVTFWPLFIIGPQGMPRRYWNYEMFPQFEGYHEVATVGAFLTAAGVAIMVIGWIKCAISGEKAPANPWNSKSLEWTHAPNPPGPGNFPEPVTVADDWTPYDYNK, encoded by the coding sequence ATGAGTACTGCAACAACAACCCACGATCAGGAAGCTTTTAGCCTGAAAGAGTGGATTTTCACCACTGATCACAAGCGTATCGGTGTCATGTATCTGATCGGTTCAATGGCGGCCTTCGCGGTTGCCGGCATGATGGCCATGATGATGCGTTTGGAACAATCCCAGCTCGGCGCCCAGTTCATTGAAACAGGAACCGATTACAACGAATGGCTCTACTTCCACGGGGCAGCAATGATCCTGGCTTTCCTGATCCCGGGCTTGACCGGTTTCGCGGCCAACTATTTCCTGCCTTTGATGATTGGCGCCGCCGATGTGGCGTTCCCGCGGATCAATGCTTTCAGCATCTGGCTGTTCTACTTCGCCATTGTCCTGGCATTGCTCAGCGTCGTCGTACCCGACACGCCGGACATCATGTGGACGGGCTATCCGCCTTATTCGATAACCACGGAGGGGAACACATCATTCTATGTGTTTACGGTTCACTTGCTCGGCTTCTCGTCGATCCTGGGCGCCGTCAACTTCCTGGTCACGGTGATTTACATGCGTGCCCCGGGCATGGGCTGGAACCAGCTAAACATCTTCGTCTGGACCACCCTGGCCGCATTTGTCCTGCAGTTGGTGTTCATTCCGGTGCTTGCCGCCGCTGTGACCTTGCTTCTGTTTGATAAATATCTTGGCACCCACTTCTTCGACCCGGCTGCGGGCGGTGATGTGCTTTTGTATCAGAACCTGTTCTGGTTCTACTCACACCCGGCGGTTTACGTTATCTTCCTGCCAGCGGTGGGCATCCTGTTTGAAATCATCGCCACCATGGCCAAAAACCAGATCTTTAATTACAAGGTCTGCGTCTATGGTGGTATTGGCGGTGTTGTCGCCATCGGCGGTGAAGTGTGGATCCATCACCTGTATGTCACCGGCATGCCCGACTGGATTCGCATCGGCATGATGATTTCAACCCTGCTGATCTCGGTTCCGGTTGGTCTGATCGTGATGTCACTTTGGGGAACGCTGTGGAGAGCCGCTATCTCCTACAACGTCGCCATGATGTATGCCGTCGCCATGTTGTACCTGATTATGGTTGGCGGCTTGACCGGCATTCCGCTGGCCATGACATCCCTGACGGTCCACCTGTCGGAAACCTCGTTCATTCATGCCCACTTCCACTTCATCATGGGCCTGTTCTCGACGTACGCAGTGTTCGCCGCCGTCTATTACTGGTTCCCGAAGATGACCGGACGCATGGCCGACACCGGCATGGCGAAGATCGGCTTCTGGCTCAACTTCATCGGCATCAACGTCACCTTCTGGCCCCTGTTTATCATCGGCCCACAAGGGATGCCCCGTCGCTACTGGAACTACGAAATGTTCCCGCAGTTCGAGGGTTATCACGAAGTCGCCACGGTTGGCGCTTTCCTGACGGCCGCCGGCGTTGCCATCATGGTTATCGGCTGGATCAAGTGCGCGATCTCAGGCGAGAAAGCACCGGCAAATCCGTGGAACTCCAAGTCTTTGGAATGGACCCACGCGCCGAACCCTCCGGGACCGGGTAACTTCCCCGAACCGGTAACTGTTGCCGATGACTGGACCCCTTACGACTACAACAAATAG
- a CDS encoding ABC transporter permease, translated as MSLKNAKEGALGYTESIGRQTVVGVEEIGNGGFLLLESIYWLFVGPRLKQPVRFGAVVMQMMEIGIKAIPLIAMMAGTIGAMMAMQSIYMLRIFGAESQVTYGVAFSVVREFAPLITGILVAGRSGSALAARLGTMKISQEIDALKVMGINPVRFLVVPALLGMIVMVPALTILNMIVGMLCAGLYINADLGISLAAYFDQVINILAVGDVLHGVGKSVLFAILIALIGVINGASVTGGAEGVGKVTTRAVVQAISAIIITDMLFAFMATR; from the coding sequence ATGAGCTTGAAGAACGCCAAAGAAGGAGCACTTGGGTATACCGAGAGTATCGGTCGCCAGACAGTCGTCGGCGTCGAGGAAATCGGTAACGGCGGATTTTTGTTGCTTGAAAGCATCTACTGGCTGTTCGTCGGTCCGCGCCTTAAACAACCGGTGCGTTTCGGCGCGGTCGTAATGCAAATGATGGAAATCGGCATCAAGGCAATCCCCCTGATCGCCATGATGGCCGGAACCATCGGTGCCATGATGGCCATGCAGAGCATTTACATGTTGCGCATCTTCGGGGCTGAATCACAGGTGACGTACGGTGTCGCCTTTTCAGTTGTCCGTGAATTCGCGCCGCTGATCACCGGCATTCTGGTTGCTGGCCGGTCCGGTTCAGCCCTTGCCGCCAGGCTGGGGACGATGAAAATATCCCAGGAAATAGATGCCCTGAAGGTGATGGGGATCAATCCGGTACGCTTCCTGGTGGTGCCGGCGCTTCTTGGCATGATCGTTATGGTGCCTGCCTTGACCATTCTGAATATGATCGTCGGTATGTTGTGCGCCGGGCTTTACATCAATGCCGACTTAGGCATTTCACTTGCCGCCTATTTTGACCAGGTGATCAATATCCTTGCTGTGGGTGATGTCCTGCACGGGGTTGGCAAAAGCGTCCTGTTCGCCATTCTGATAGCGCTTATCGGGGTCATTAACGGCGCATCGGTAACCGGTGGTGCGGAAGGTGTCGGCAAGGTAACGACACGGGCCGTTGTTCAGGCTATATCGGCAATCATCATTACCGATATGCTGTTTGCATTCATGGCGACGAGGTAA
- the phaC gene encoding class I poly(R)-hydroxyalkanoic acid synthase: protein MQDFAERGQRIAESFIKQQESGDGYQVPDPVVVSKAFMELAQQLMADPQKLAETQAKLWNNYAELWQTTAKRMSGEEAEAVVEPESGDRRFKDGAWNDQVVFDFIKQSYLLTSDWMQQTVGDVEGLDPKTAEKVRFYTRQWVDALSPSNFVATNPVVLRKTAESGGENLLDGMENLLGDLEKGKGRLRISMTDEDAFTLGENVATSPGKVVFENELMQLIQYAPTTKKVRATPLLVVPPWINKFYVLDLQPKNSFIKWAVDQGNTVFVISWVNPDGKLAGKSFDDYMLEGPLAALDAMQKATGEKKANIVGYCIGGTLTACTLAYMAAKKDNRIKSATFLTTMVDFADPGELGVFIDDEQINLMEEHMNKKGYLEGSHMSTVFNMMRDNDLIWSFIVNNYLMGRRPLPFDLLYWNSDSTRMPVMMHSFYLRNMYLENKLVEPGAISLAGVPIDLGKIKIPTYILSTRDDHIAPWQSTYSATDLYSGSKRFVLSASGHIAGVVNPPVKEKYCYWTNSKMPKAADAWFEGAKRQEGSWWPDWDKWLKKHAGAKDVTARKPGAGKLKPLEDAPGSYVKVRLKE, encoded by the coding sequence ATGCAGGATTTTGCCGAACGCGGACAGCGCATCGCCGAGTCTTTCATCAAACAGCAAGAATCAGGTGATGGCTATCAGGTCCCTGATCCGGTCGTTGTCTCCAAGGCTTTCATGGAGCTTGCCCAGCAGTTAATGGCCGATCCGCAGAAGCTGGCTGAGACCCAGGCCAAATTGTGGAACAACTACGCTGAATTATGGCAGACCACGGCCAAGCGCATGAGCGGGGAAGAGGCAGAGGCTGTCGTCGAACCCGAAAGTGGCGACCGGCGCTTTAAGGATGGGGCCTGGAACGATCAAGTGGTTTTCGATTTTATCAAGCAATCCTATCTGTTGACGTCCGATTGGATGCAGCAAACGGTTGGCGACGTCGAGGGTCTTGATCCGAAAACCGCTGAAAAGGTTCGCTTCTACACCCGCCAGTGGGTCGATGCCTTGTCGCCCAGTAACTTTGTCGCCACCAACCCGGTGGTGCTTCGCAAGACGGCGGAAAGTGGTGGTGAAAATTTGCTTGATGGCATGGAAAACCTGCTCGGTGACCTGGAAAAAGGCAAAGGGCGCTTGCGTATTTCCATGACCGACGAAGACGCCTTTACCCTGGGAGAAAACGTCGCGACCTCACCGGGCAAGGTGGTTTTTGAAAATGAACTGATGCAACTCATTCAATACGCGCCGACGACGAAGAAGGTTCGCGCGACGCCGTTGCTGGTGGTGCCACCCTGGATTAACAAGTTTTATGTCCTCGATTTACAGCCGAAGAATTCGTTTATCAAATGGGCGGTTGATCAGGGCAATACCGTGTTTGTTATTTCCTGGGTAAACCCCGATGGCAAGCTGGCTGGCAAATCCTTTGACGATTACATGCTCGAAGGCCCGCTTGCTGCCCTTGACGCCATGCAAAAGGCGACGGGCGAGAAAAAGGCCAATATTGTCGGTTACTGCATCGGCGGTACATTAACGGCCTGCACGCTTGCCTATATGGCCGCCAAAAAAGATAACCGGATCAAATCGGCGACGTTCCTAACCACCATGGTTGATTTCGCCGATCCCGGTGAATTGGGTGTGTTCATTGATGATGAGCAAATCAACCTGATGGAAGAGCACATGAATAAAAAGGGCTATCTCGAAGGCTCTCACATGTCGACGGTGTTCAATATGATGCGCGATAACGACCTGATCTGGTCGTTCATCGTCAACAATTACCTGATGGGCCGCAGGCCCTTGCCGTTTGATTTGCTTTACTGGAATTCGGATTCAACCCGAATGCCGGTGATGATGCACAGCTTTTACCTACGCAACATGTATCTGGAAAACAAACTGGTTGAACCCGGGGCCATATCATTGGCAGGGGTGCCAATTGATCTCGGTAAAATAAAAATCCCGACATATATCCTGTCGACCCGCGACGATCATATCGCACCGTGGCAATCCACATACAGCGCTACAGATTTATATAGTGGGTCCAAACGCTTTGTCCTGTCGGCCTCTGGCCATATCGCCGGCGTCGTCAATCCGCCGGTTAAGGAAAAATATTGTTACTGGACCAATAGCAAAATGCCAAAAGCCGCCGATGCCTGGTTTGAGGGGGCAAAGCGGCAGGAAGGCTCCTGGTGGCCGGATTGGGATAAGTGGCTGAAAAAACATGCCGGGGCCAAGGATGTTACTGCGAGAAAACCGGGTGCCGGAAAATTGAAGCCACTGGAAGATGCGCCGGGGTCATACGTCAAGGTGCGGTTGAAGGAATAA
- a CDS encoding SpoIIE family protein phosphatase has product MEKATAPSSTISIYEERISGHLELLSTMGQDFATSLDIDETLRHGLERITDYVGAEGGALFLLDEKGEKLTCTACVGETEITGLTLNSDEGIVGRCVQLDVGEIVRDVSTDPNFQNSVDAQTGFTTRSIMCAPMSVKEERIGAIELVNKRSGDGLFDEHDLHLLRSLSSSAALATKNARMAEALVEQERVRRELELAAEIQRGLLPDAGDESSPIHGVNCPARTVSGDFYDFFPLDDGRICFNLGDVSGKGMNAALLMAKTASLFRCLGKTIHQPGRLLSMINDEICETVTRGMFVTMAGGIYDPKTGIVKLANAGHEPPLFYSGDGSFEAIQAEAPPLGISPLLSGDDGIPEIEFNLNGGTLYIFTDGVTEGYLEDGSELESEGLMKILVDKAADPVMARLQTVIDCIYRENVALRDDLTLLAIDDGLNKAERPEQENDQDEAAPENIFHVNFPSQPDRLKLVRSAVFDTAKMCGCSETVARDIVIAVDEACQNVIRHAYKGSPDGKIVLDISRDGDSIVLSLRDFADPVDVDKIKPRALDDIKPGGLGTHFIREIMDEVDFLPPPEGDGNILRMVKRIE; this is encoded by the coding sequence ATGGAAAAAGCGACAGCCCCGTCGAGCACCATCAGCATCTATGAAGAGAGGATTTCCGGCCATCTGGAATTGCTCTCCACCATGGGGCAGGATTTTGCCACCTCGCTTGATATTGATGAAACCCTGCGCCATGGACTGGAGCGGATCACCGATTATGTCGGCGCCGAAGGTGGCGCTCTTTTCCTGCTTGATGAAAAAGGTGAAAAACTGACCTGTACGGCGTGTGTCGGGGAAACCGAAATCACCGGCCTGACCCTGAACAGTGATGAAGGCATCGTCGGGCGTTGTGTTCAGCTTGATGTCGGGGAAATCGTCCGCGATGTATCCACTGATCCCAACTTTCAAAATTCTGTAGACGCCCAAACCGGCTTTACCACCCGATCCATTATGTGCGCCCCAATGAGCGTCAAGGAAGAGCGCATCGGCGCCATTGAACTGGTCAACAAACGCTCCGGTGACGGCCTGTTTGATGAACATGACTTACATCTGCTGCGTTCGCTGTCTTCGTCGGCGGCACTGGCGACAAAGAATGCTCGCATGGCCGAAGCCCTGGTCGAGCAGGAAAGGGTGCGCCGGGAACTTGAACTGGCGGCGGAAATTCAGCGTGGTCTCCTGCCCGATGCCGGTGATGAAAGTTCACCGATCCACGGCGTCAATTGCCCGGCGCGGACAGTCTCAGGTGATTTCTATGATTTCTTCCCGCTTGATGACGGGCGTATCTGCTTCAATCTGGGCGATGTTTCGGGCAAGGGTATGAACGCCGCTTTGCTGATGGCCAAGACAGCCAGCCTGTTTCGGTGCCTTGGTAAAACCATTCATCAGCCTGGGCGTTTGTTGTCGATGATCAATGATGAAATCTGCGAGACCGTAACCCGCGGCATGTTTGTCACGATGGCCGGTGGTATTTATGATCCAAAAACCGGTATCGTCAAACTGGCCAATGCCGGGCATGAACCGCCACTGTTTTATTCAGGTGATGGCTCTTTTGAAGCCATTCAGGCGGAAGCCCCGCCGCTGGGAATTTCACCGTTGTTGTCAGGCGATGATGGCATTCCGGAGATTGAATTCAATCTGAATGGCGGAACTCTTTACATATTTACTGATGGCGTCACCGAAGGTTATCTGGAAGATGGCAGCGAACTTGAGTCCGAAGGCTTGATGAAAATTCTCGTTGATAAGGCAGCCGACCCTGTAATGGCGCGGTTGCAGACGGTGATCGACTGCATATACCGGGAAAATGTTGCCTTGCGTGATGATCTGACATTGCTGGCCATTGATGATGGCCTGAACAAAGCCGAACGCCCTGAACAGGAGAACGATCAGGACGAGGCGGCGCCGGAAAATATATTCCATGTCAATTTTCCCTCCCAACCCGACCGTCTGAAACTGGTGCGCAGCGCCGTCTTCGATACGGCGAAGATGTGCGGATGTTCTGAAACTGTCGCCCGCGATATCGTCATTGCTGTTGATGAGGCGTGTCAGAATGTTATCCGTCATGCCTATAAGGGCTCGCCCGATGGCAAAATCGTTCTTGATATCAGCCGTGATGGCGATAGCATTGTCCTGTCTCTCAGGGATTTTGCAGACCCTGTGGACGTTGACAAGATCAAGCCCCGTGCGCTCGATGATATAAAGCCCGGCGGCCTGGGCACCCATTTCATTCGTGAAATCATGGATGAGGTTGATTTTTTACCCCCTCCGGAAGGCGATGGAAATATACTGAGAATGGTGAAACGAATTGAGTAA
- a CDS encoding SCO family protein — MLRVRNLITGIVLCSAFAISTAKAQYNRVPESYIDPSTFQIDEQKVLGVKVDKNLALIDESGQPFTLGDKLGKPLILVLSYYTCDGSCSIINADLRDRLEGVTDIKMGEDFEVLTISFDKQDNLEKLGVFKQHLEETKKLGKGWSFATLKDPEQIKPFTDRLGFNYFWSPTDRTFFHPGAFLFLSAEGRLIRVLYSQTVESKDVELAVFDAKQGKFRPNEIINFATSLCYSYNYKEGRYTYNIPLFVAVGSLTFGVTAFSGSVFVFRRRRKEREKKLET; from the coding sequence ATGCTGAGGGTTCGTAACTTAATAACGGGTATTGTCTTGTGTTCCGCCTTTGCCATTTCTACGGCAAAGGCGCAGTACAACCGCGTGCCGGAATCCTACATTGACCCAAGCACCTTCCAGATCGACGAACAAAAAGTTCTCGGCGTTAAGGTCGACAAAAATCTTGCTCTGATCGATGAAAGCGGCCAACCGTTCACGTTAGGCGATAAACTGGGCAAGCCCCTGATTTTGGTGCTTTCGTATTATACCTGCGATGGCAGCTGTTCGATTATCAACGCCGATCTTCGCGACCGGCTTGAAGGCGTCACCGACATTAAGATGGGCGAGGACTTCGAGGTTCTGACCATTTCTTTCGACAAGCAGGACAATTTGGAAAAACTGGGCGTCTTCAAACAGCATCTGGAAGAAACAAAGAAGCTTGGAAAAGGATGGTCTTTTGCGACCCTGAAGGATCCTGAACAAATCAAGCCCTTTACCGACAGGCTGGGCTTTAATTACTTCTGGTCACCCACTGATCGGACGTTCTTCCATCCCGGAGCATTCCTGTTCCTGTCGGCAGAAGGAAGGCTCATTCGCGTTTTGTATTCCCAAACTGTGGAGTCCAAAGACGTTGAACTGGCTGTGTTCGATGCCAAGCAGGGCAAGTTCAGGCCGAACGAAATCATCAATTTTGCAACCAGCCTTTGCTATAGCTACAACTATAAAGAAGGTCGTTACACATACAACATTCCATTATTTGTCGCCGTGGGCTCATTAACTTTTGGGGTTACGGCGTTTTCCGGTTCGGTTTTCGTTTTCCGACGCCGGCGGAAAGAGAGGGAGAAGAAACTTGAAACTTAA
- a CDS encoding heme-copper oxidase subunit III, with the protein MSTEATHQIHDITHDHHEHEHHWETSWAPLVLVAGIFFLVPIAFSGHFVYENQLMTIIGAGLGVPMILAGVAKWVQEGMSHKNLVEGVSIVGLPIFIVSEIFIFLGLFASYWTMRLSAGINWPPEGTPEISTTIPLIMTVILVSSSFTMHNAEIKLDDGDNSGFNKWLIITIVLGTVFLGFTVFEYNHLIHAGFVPGTNSYSSAFFSITGFHASHVFIGLALFVAVLIPALKGKTNDSFVACASVYWHFVDVVWFFVVSQIYFW; encoded by the coding sequence ATGTCCACCGAAGCAACCCATCAAATTCATGACATAACGCACGACCATCACGAACACGAACATCACTGGGAAACCAGTTGGGCACCGCTGGTGCTGGTGGCGGGTATATTCTTTTTGGTTCCGATCGCCTTTTCCGGACATTTTGTATACGAAAACCAACTGATGACCATCATCGGTGCTGGTCTTGGTGTTCCAATGATCCTGGCCGGTGTCGCCAAATGGGTCCAGGAAGGCATGAGCCACAAGAACCTCGTTGAAGGGGTTTCCATTGTCGGCCTTCCCATTTTCATCGTTTCTGAAATTTTCATCTTCCTTGGGCTGTTCGCCAGTTACTGGACGATGCGTTTGTCGGCAGGCATCAACTGGCCGCCGGAAGGAACGCCTGAAATCAGCACCACGATCCCGCTGATCATGACCGTCATCCTGGTTTCATCCAGTTTCACCATGCACAATGCGGAAATCAAACTTGATGATGGCGATAACAGCGGTTTCAACAAGTGGCTGATTATCACCATTGTGCTTGGCACCGTTTTCCTGGGCTTCACCGTTTTTGAATACAACCATCTGATCCATGCAGGCTTTGTGCCCGGCACCAACTCGTACAGTTCGGCGTTCTTCTCGATCACCGGCTTCCACGCGTCACATGTGTTTATTGGCCTGGCGTTGTTTGTCGCGGTCCTGATCCCGGCGCTAAAAGGTAAAACCAACGATTCCTTCGTCGCCTGTGCCTCGGTTTACTGGCACTTTGTTGACGTTGTCTGGTTCTTTGTCGTTTCCCAGATTTACTTCTGGTAA